In Prescottella soli, a genomic segment contains:
- a CDS encoding thioesterase family protein, translating to MSDLAYYIPLGAASDGVERFESTPLTASTWADTMQHGAPPSALLVRALERCAHRPDTRLTRVVVEILGPIPISEIEVRSWVERPGKRVELVVAELWATGPDGTARAVARGTGWRMETVDTTAVVHTADAPLRPVAESHEVDLGGLFWGTGFVKSLEWRWLAEIGCEGPGQMWARPIPVLVEGESLTPIQRLFTVADVSNGAGAKIHPEEWTFLNTDLTVHLFRVPEGEWIGLSSETSYGPDGVGMCAGVLYDETGAVGRINQTLQVRAR from the coding sequence GTGAGCGATCTGGCCTATTACATTCCACTCGGAGCCGCGTCGGACGGTGTCGAACGGTTCGAGTCGACCCCGCTGACCGCGAGCACGTGGGCCGACACGATGCAGCACGGCGCCCCGCCGTCGGCACTGCTGGTGCGCGCCCTCGAGCGCTGCGCCCATCGCCCGGACACCCGCCTGACCCGGGTCGTCGTCGAGATCCTGGGGCCCATCCCGATCAGCGAGATCGAGGTCCGCTCGTGGGTCGAACGCCCCGGCAAGCGTGTCGAGCTCGTCGTCGCCGAACTGTGGGCCACAGGTCCCGACGGCACGGCGCGCGCGGTTGCGCGCGGCACCGGATGGCGCATGGAGACCGTCGATACCACGGCCGTCGTACACACGGCCGACGCTCCCCTGCGCCCAGTGGCGGAGTCGCACGAGGTCGATCTGGGCGGACTGTTCTGGGGCACCGGATTCGTGAAGAGCTTGGAGTGGCGCTGGCTCGCCGAGATCGGCTGCGAGGGGCCCGGTCAGATGTGGGCGCGCCCGATTCCTGTTCTGGTGGAGGGCGAGTCGCTGACCCCGATCCAGCGGCTGTTCACGGTCGCTGACGTCTCCAACGGCGCCGGCGCCAAGATTCACCCCGAGGAGTGGACGTTCCTGAACACCGACCTGACGGTGCACCTGTTCCGTGTGCCCGAGGGCGAGTGGATCGGGTTGTCGTCGGAGACGTCGTACGGGCCGGACGGTGTCGGCATGTGTGCCGGCGTCCTCTACGACGAGACCGGCGCCGTCGGACGGATCAATCAGACCCTCCAGGTTCGCGCCCGCTAG
- the metH gene encoding methionine synthase encodes MSAPFHSALLDALKQRVVIGDGAMGTMLQAADLTLDDFLGLEGCNEILNETRPDVLRDIHRAYFEAGADAVETNTFGCNLPNLADYDIAHRIRDLSERGTRIAREVADEMGPGRDGIPRFVLGSMGPGTKLPTLGHAPFSVLRDAYTESALGMIEGGADAILVETCQDLLQVKAAIIGSQNAMERLGRRLPIITHVTVETTGTMLLGSEIGAALTALEPLGIDMIGLNCATGPDEMSEHLRHLSRHSTLPVSVMPNAGLPQLGPNGAEYPLTAEELAVALSGFVSEFGLSLVGGCCGTTPEHIRQVADAVRKVEQAKRNPQPEDGTSSLYQAVPFDQDASILMIGERTNSNGSKAFREAMLAEDYQKCIDIAKDQTRDGAHMLDLNVDYVGRDGAADMAALASRFATASTLPIMLDSTEPDVLRAGLEHLGGRCAVNSVNYEDGDGPNSRYQRIMKLVKEHGAAVVALTIDEEGQARTAEHKVRIAERLIQDITTTWGLSQSDIIIDALTFPISTGQEEVRRDGIETIDAIREIKRRYPDVHFTLGISNISFGLNAAARQVLNSVFLHECTAAGLDTAIVHASKILPMARIPDEQRETALDLVYDRRREGYDPLQKLMELFEGVSAASARESRAEELAALPLFDRLERRIVDGERNGLEADLDAAMLERPPLEIINETLLSGMKTVGELFGSGQMQLPFVLQSAEVMKAAVAYLEPHMESTGDDGKGRIVLATVKGDVHDIGKNLVDIILSNNGYEVVNIGIKQPIATILDVALDKKADVIGMSGLLVKSTVVMKENLEELNAKGVAEQFPVLLGGAALTRSYVENDLSDVYQGEVSYARDAFEGLHLMDTIMATKRGEGPAPDSPEALAAAEKAAERKARHERSKRIAEKRKADAAPVEVPERSDVASDIGVPTPPFWGTRIVKGIALAEYSGLLDERALFLGQWGLRGQRAGDGPTYEELVETEGRPRLRYWLDRLSTEGVLHHAAVVYGYFPAVSEGDDVVVLTEPDPDAPERFRFTFPRQQRDRFLCIADFMRSREDARKTGQVDVLPMNLVTMGQPIADFANELFAANAYRDYLEVHGIGVQLTEALAEYWHQRVREELIMPDGHHVSDEDPKNVEDFFKLEYRGARYSFGYGACPDLEDRRKLVALLEPERIGVELSEEVQLHPEQSTDAFVLHHPEAKYFNV; translated from the coding sequence ATGTCTGCACCATTCCACTCTGCCCTGCTCGATGCGCTGAAACAGCGTGTTGTGATCGGCGACGGCGCCATGGGCACGATGCTGCAGGCCGCGGATCTGACTCTCGACGACTTCCTCGGGCTCGAGGGCTGCAACGAGATTCTGAACGAGACGCGCCCCGATGTGCTGCGCGACATCCACCGCGCGTACTTCGAAGCCGGCGCCGACGCGGTCGAAACCAACACGTTCGGCTGCAACCTGCCGAACCTCGCCGACTACGACATCGCCCACCGCATCCGGGATCTGTCCGAGCGCGGCACCCGCATTGCGCGCGAGGTCGCCGACGAGATGGGACCGGGCCGGGACGGGATTCCCCGGTTCGTCCTCGGTTCGATGGGTCCGGGCACCAAGCTGCCCACGCTCGGCCACGCGCCGTTCTCGGTGCTCCGGGACGCCTACACCGAGTCCGCACTCGGCATGATCGAGGGCGGCGCGGACGCGATCCTCGTCGAGACCTGCCAGGACCTGCTCCAGGTCAAGGCGGCGATCATCGGCAGCCAGAACGCGATGGAGAGGCTCGGCCGACGGCTGCCGATCATCACCCACGTCACGGTCGAGACCACGGGCACCATGCTCCTGGGCAGCGAGATCGGTGCGGCGCTCACGGCGCTCGAGCCGCTCGGCATCGACATGATCGGCCTCAACTGCGCCACCGGTCCCGACGAGATGAGCGAGCACCTGCGGCACCTGTCGCGGCACTCGACGCTGCCGGTGTCGGTGATGCCGAACGCCGGCCTGCCCCAGCTCGGCCCGAACGGCGCCGAATACCCGCTCACGGCAGAGGAACTCGCCGTCGCGTTGTCGGGCTTCGTGAGCGAGTTCGGTCTCTCGCTCGTCGGCGGCTGCTGCGGTACGACGCCCGAGCACATCCGTCAGGTCGCCGACGCCGTGCGCAAAGTGGAGCAGGCCAAGCGCAACCCGCAGCCGGAGGACGGCACCTCGTCGCTCTACCAGGCAGTGCCGTTCGATCAGGACGCCAGCATCCTGATGATCGGCGAACGCACGAACTCCAACGGCTCCAAGGCGTTCCGCGAAGCGATGCTCGCCGAGGACTACCAGAAGTGCATCGACATCGCGAAGGACCAGACTCGCGACGGCGCGCACATGCTCGACCTCAACGTCGACTACGTCGGTCGCGACGGCGCGGCCGACATGGCCGCGCTCGCGAGCCGGTTCGCGACGGCGTCGACGCTGCCGATCATGCTCGACTCCACCGAGCCGGACGTGCTGCGCGCCGGTCTCGAGCACCTGGGCGGCCGCTGTGCCGTCAACTCGGTGAACTACGAGGACGGTGACGGCCCGAACTCGCGCTACCAGCGGATCATGAAGCTGGTCAAGGAGCACGGTGCCGCGGTGGTCGCGTTGACCATCGACGAGGAGGGCCAGGCCCGCACCGCCGAGCACAAGGTGCGGATCGCCGAGCGCCTCATCCAGGACATCACCACCACGTGGGGACTGTCGCAGTCCGACATCATCATCGACGCGCTCACCTTCCCGATCTCGACGGGCCAGGAGGAGGTGCGCCGCGACGGTATCGAGACGATCGACGCGATCCGCGAGATCAAGCGGCGCTACCCGGACGTCCACTTCACCCTCGGCATCTCGAACATCTCGTTCGGCCTCAACGCTGCTGCCCGGCAGGTGCTCAACTCTGTGTTCCTGCACGAGTGCACCGCTGCCGGTCTGGACACCGCGATCGTGCACGCGTCGAAGATCCTGCCGATGGCGCGCATTCCGGACGAGCAGCGCGAGACGGCGCTCGACCTGGTGTACGACCGTCGCCGCGAGGGCTACGACCCGCTGCAGAAGCTGATGGAATTGTTCGAGGGTGTCTCGGCGGCGTCCGCACGCGAATCACGCGCCGAGGAACTGGCGGCACTGCCGCTGTTCGATCGACTCGAGCGCCGCATCGTCGACGGCGAGCGCAACGGACTCGAGGCCGACCTGGACGCGGCGATGCTCGAGCGTCCGCCGCTCGAAATCATCAACGAGACACTGCTGTCGGGCATGAAGACGGTCGGCGAGCTGTTCGGCTCCGGCCAGATGCAGCTTCCGTTCGTGCTGCAGTCGGCCGAGGTCATGAAGGCCGCGGTCGCGTACCTCGAACCGCACATGGAGTCCACCGGCGACGACGGCAAGGGCCGCATCGTGCTCGCGACCGTCAAGGGCGACGTCCACGACATCGGTAAGAACCTCGTCGACATCATCCTGTCCAACAACGGGTACGAGGTCGTCAACATCGGCATCAAGCAGCCGATCGCGACCATCCTCGACGTCGCGCTCGACAAGAAGGCCGACGTCATCGGCATGTCGGGTCTGCTCGTGAAGTCGACCGTCGTGATGAAGGAGAACCTCGAGGAGCTCAACGCGAAGGGTGTCGCGGAGCAGTTCCCGGTCCTCCTCGGTGGCGCGGCACTGACCCGCTCGTACGTCGAGAACGACCTGTCCGACGTCTACCAGGGCGAGGTGTCGTACGCGCGGGACGCGTTCGAGGGCCTGCACCTGATGGACACGATCATGGCCACCAAGCGCGGCGAGGGCCCGGCGCCGGACAGCCCGGAAGCGTTGGCGGCCGCGGAGAAGGCGGCCGAGCGCAAGGCGCGGCACGAGCGGTCGAAGCGGATCGCCGAGAAGCGCAAGGCCGACGCTGCGCCGGTCGAGGTGCCGGAGCGCTCCGATGTCGCGAGCGACATCGGCGTTCCCACGCCGCCGTTCTGGGGCACCAGGATCGTCAAGGGCATCGCCCTGGCCGAGTACTCGGGGCTGCTCGACGAGCGCGCCCTGTTCCTCGGCCAGTGGGGTCTGCGCGGCCAGCGGGCCGGCGACGGCCCGACGTACGAGGAGCTGGTCGAGACCGAGGGCCGGCCGCGTCTGCGGTACTGGCTGGACCGGCTCAGCACCGAGGGTGTGCTCCACCACGCCGCCGTGGTGTACGGGTACTTCCCGGCCGTGTCCGAGGGTGACGACGTTGTCGTGCTCACCGAGCCGGATCCGGATGCGCCCGAACGCTTCCGGTTCACGTTCCCGCGCCAGCAGCGCGACCGCTTCCTGTGTATCGCCGACTTCATGCGCTCGCGGGAGGACGCGCGCAAGACCGGGCAGGTCGACGTGCTGCCGATGAACCTGGTGACGATGGGGCAGCCGATCGCGGACTTCGCGAACGAACTGTTCGCCGCCAACGCGTACCGCGACTACCTCGAGGTGCACGGCATCGGCGTCCAGCTCACCGAGGCGCTCGCGGAGTACTGGCACCAGCGGGTCCGCGAGGAGCTCATCATGCCGGACGGCCACCACGTGTCCGACGAGGATCCGAAGAACGTCGAGGACTTCTTCAAGCTCGAATACCGCGGCGCGCGTTACTCGTTCGGCTACGGTGCCTGCCCGGACCTCGAGGACCGGCGCAAGCTGGTCGCGCTGCTCGAGCCCGAGCGGATCGGCGTGGAGCTGTCCGAGGAAGTGCAGCTGCACCCCGAGCAGTCCACCGACGCGTTCGTGCTGCACCACCCGGAGGCCAAGTACTTCAATGTTTGA
- a CDS encoding nuclear transport factor 2 family protein yields MIIRKSLVAAGVLVAALGMTACSSDDSSDKADTTSAASSTTSATTSTAAAAAAAPSAEVLEKQLTVFLDPAAPVAEKTTVIENGAQRTATVEQFNGVLAGYPLTAKVTEVKSENGTVTAVTQIAGPHGGAPVPVAFTQVNGQWVISDASTCELFGMGRVSCS; encoded by the coding sequence GTGATCATCCGCAAGTCCCTCGTCGCCGCCGGTGTGCTGGTCGCCGCTCTCGGAATGACCGCCTGCAGCTCCGACGACTCGTCCGACAAGGCCGACACGACCTCGGCCGCGTCGTCCACGACGAGCGCGACGACCTCGACCGCTGCTGCCGCAGCAGCAGCGCCCTCGGCGGAGGTCCTCGAGAAGCAGCTGACGGTCTTCCTCGACCCGGCCGCCCCGGTCGCGGAGAAGACGACGGTGATCGAGAACGGCGCGCAGCGCACCGCCACGGTCGAGCAGTTCAACGGGGTTCTCGCCGGCTACCCGCTGACGGCGAAGGTCACCGAGGTGAAGAGCGAGAACGGCACCGTCACCGCCGTCACCCAGATCGCGGGCCCGCACGGCGGAGCGCCGGTCCCGGTCGCGTTCACTCAGGTGAACGGCCAATGGGTGATCTCCGACGCCTCGACCTGCGAGCTCTTCGGCATGGGCCGCGTGAGCTGCTCCTGA
- the hisG gene encoding ATP phosphoribosyltransferase produces MLRVAVPNKGSLSESASQILAEAGYRRRTDSRDLTVLDPTNSVEFFFLRPKDIAIYVGSGDLDLGITGRDLSLDSGAPVTERLALGFGGSTFRYAGPAGKEWKVEDLAGLRIATSYPNLVRSDLASRGIEATVIRLDGAVEISIQLGVADAIADVVGSGRTLRQHNLVAFGDALCDSEGVLIEREGSDRDDRARNQLIARVQGVVFAQQYLMLDYDCPKGVLDEAVKVTPGLESPTLSPLADEKWVAVRAMVPRKGHNAVMDQLADLGAKAILASDIRSCRAF; encoded by the coding sequence ATGCTGCGCGTCGCAGTACCCAACAAGGGATCGCTCTCGGAATCGGCCAGTCAGATCCTCGCCGAAGCCGGATACCGCCGCCGCACCGATTCGCGTGACCTCACCGTCCTCGATCCCACCAACTCCGTCGAGTTCTTCTTCCTGCGCCCCAAGGACATCGCCATCTACGTCGGCTCGGGCGACCTCGACCTCGGCATCACCGGCCGTGATCTCTCGCTCGACTCGGGCGCCCCGGTCACCGAGCGGCTCGCGCTCGGATTCGGGGGGTCGACGTTCCGCTACGCCGGTCCCGCGGGCAAGGAGTGGAAGGTCGAGGATCTGGCGGGTCTGCGGATCGCCACGTCGTACCCGAACCTGGTGCGCTCGGATCTCGCATCCCGCGGCATCGAGGCCACCGTCATCCGTCTTGACGGCGCCGTCGAGATCTCGATCCAGCTCGGTGTCGCAGACGCGATCGCCGACGTCGTCGGATCCGGCCGCACGCTGCGCCAGCACAACCTCGTCGCGTTCGGCGACGCCCTGTGCGATTCGGAGGGTGTGCTGATCGAGCGTGAGGGCTCCGACCGGGACGACCGCGCCCGCAACCAGCTGATCGCGCGCGTCCAGGGCGTCGTGTTCGCTCAGCAGTACCTGATGCTCGACTACGACTGCCCCAAGGGCGTTCTGGACGAGGCCGTCAAGGTCACCCCGGGACTCGAGTCGCCGACGCTGTCGCCGTTGGCCGACGAGAAGTGGGTGGCGGTGCGGGCCATGGTGCCGCGCAAGGGTCACAACGCGGTGATGGATCAGCTGGCGGACCTCGGTGCCAAGGCCATCCTGGCGTCGGACATCCGTTCCTGCCGCGCCTTCTGA
- a CDS encoding pseudouridine synthase produces the protein MARAPLPVRDGLGPDRLRMPAEVTAPTIVEYLSTHLPDEDWAGRIAAREVVDEHGRVVDHDTRYQPTRFVYFYREPAPEVPVPFAIDVLHHVGGLVVVDKPHFLSTIPRGAHIRETVVVRLRRELDLPDLVPVHRLDRMTAGVLLCTADPALRRPYQEMFERQRVRKVYEAIAPYREGVEFPRTVRSRIRKVHGELTAYEEPGEPNSETLIEMVERRGDLARYRLRPRTGRTHQLRLHLNSLGAPIVGDNFYPQFRRRDPDDFTDPLRLLARSLEFDDPVTGETRRFESRRVLEY, from the coding sequence ATGGCACGCGCGCCGCTGCCGGTGCGGGACGGACTCGGCCCGGACCGCCTCCGGATGCCGGCCGAAGTCACGGCTCCCACGATCGTCGAGTACCTGTCGACGCATCTTCCGGACGAGGACTGGGCGGGCCGGATCGCCGCCCGCGAAGTGGTCGACGAGCACGGCCGGGTCGTCGACCACGACACCCGCTACCAGCCCACGCGATTCGTATACTTCTACCGGGAGCCGGCGCCGGAGGTGCCGGTACCCTTCGCCATCGACGTCCTGCACCACGTCGGTGGTCTGGTCGTCGTCGACAAGCCGCACTTCCTGTCGACCATCCCGCGGGGCGCGCACATCCGCGAGACGGTGGTGGTGCGACTGCGCCGCGAACTGGACCTGCCGGACCTGGTCCCGGTGCACCGGCTGGACCGGATGACCGCCGGCGTGCTGCTGTGCACCGCCGATCCCGCGTTGCGTCGTCCCTACCAGGAGATGTTCGAGCGGCAGCGGGTGCGCAAGGTGTACGAGGCGATCGCGCCGTACCGCGAGGGCGTCGAATTCCCGCGGACGGTGCGCAGCAGGATCCGCAAGGTACACGGGGAGCTGACGGCGTACGAGGAACCGGGAGAACCGAATTCGGAGACGCTGATCGAGATGGTCGAGCGCCGCGGCGATCTCGCCCGCTACCGGCTGCGCCCCCGGACCGGCCGGACGCATCAGCTGCGGCTGCACCTGAATTCCCTCGGTGCGCCGATCGTCGGCGACAACTTCTATCCGCAGTTCCGGCGCCGCGATCCGGACGACTTCACCGACCCACTGCGGCTGCTCGCCCGCAGCCTCGAGTTCGACGATCCGGTCACCGGCGAGACCAGGCGGTTCGAGAGCCGGCGGGTCCTGGAGTACTGA
- a CDS encoding RecB family exonuclease: protein MSPSRASDFKQCPLLYRFRALDRIPETPSKAQVKGSVVHAALEALFVLPAAERVPDRARALVESAWDRLLTESPELADLIAPDERGRFLTEARRLVAGYYKLEDPTRFEPEACELRVETELDDGVLLRGFVDRIDVSPTGLVRVVDYKTGRAPWEMGETKALFQMKFYALVILRTRGVVPAQLQLLYLADAQALTYHPDEYELRRFERTLSAIWKAIVASGDSGDFRPNPSRLCDWCDHKTRCPAFGGTPPPYPGWPDVSPGASSDFEETVE from the coding sequence CTGTCGCCGTCTCGGGCGAGCGATTTCAAGCAGTGCCCACTGCTCTACCGGTTCCGCGCCCTCGACCGGATCCCGGAGACGCCGTCGAAGGCGCAGGTCAAGGGTTCCGTCGTGCACGCGGCGCTCGAGGCATTGTTCGTGCTGCCGGCCGCCGAGCGGGTGCCGGACCGGGCCCGCGCCCTCGTCGAGTCCGCGTGGGACCGGCTACTCACAGAGTCGCCGGAGCTCGCGGACCTGATTGCACCCGACGAGCGCGGACGCTTCCTCACCGAGGCACGTCGACTCGTCGCCGGCTACTACAAGCTCGAGGACCCCACGCGGTTCGAGCCCGAGGCGTGCGAGTTGCGGGTGGAGACCGAACTCGACGACGGCGTGCTTCTGCGCGGTTTCGTCGACCGCATCGACGTCTCCCCCACTGGGTTGGTGCGGGTGGTCGACTACAAGACCGGCCGGGCGCCGTGGGAGATGGGCGAGACCAAGGCCCTGTTCCAGATGAAGTTCTATGCGCTCGTCATACTCCGCACCCGCGGAGTGGTGCCCGCGCAACTGCAACTGCTGTACCTCGCGGACGCACAGGCGTTGACGTACCACCCGGACGAGTACGAACTGCGGAGGTTCGAACGGACGCTCTCGGCCATCTGGAAGGCGATCGTCGCGTCCGGCGACTCCGGCGACTTCCGCCCCAATCCGAGCCGCCTGTGTGACTGGTGCGACCATAAGACCCGTTGCCCGGCCTTCGGAGGAACACCGCCCCCGTATCCGGGCTGGCCGGACGTCTCCCCCGGGGCGAGTTCGGATTTCGAGGAGACGGTCGAGTGA
- a CDS encoding phosphoribosyl-ATP diphosphatase, whose translation MRQSIPVKTFESLFAELTERAASRPEGSGTVAALDAGVHAQGKKVLEEAGEVWIAAEHESDEALAEEISQLLYWVQVLMVGKGLKLEDVYRHL comes from the coding sequence GTGAGACAATCGATACCCGTGAAGACCTTCGAATCCCTGTTCGCCGAGCTGACCGAGCGCGCCGCCTCCCGCCCCGAGGGATCCGGCACCGTTGCCGCGCTGGACGCAGGTGTCCATGCGCAGGGCAAGAAGGTGCTCGAGGAGGCCGGCGAGGTCTGGATCGCCGCCGAACACGAGAGCGACGAGGCTCTGGCCGAGGAAATCTCTCAGCTGCTGTACTGGGTCCAGGTCCTGATGGTGGGCAAGGGACTGAAGCTCGAGGACGTCTACCGACATCTGTGA
- a CDS encoding tRNA (adenine-N1)-methyltransferase produces MASGGLGRSGPFQVGDRVQLTDAKGRKYTVVLEPGKEFHTHRGGILHDALIGTDEGSVVTSTNGTPYLALRPLLTDYVLSMPRGAQVIYPKDAAQIVHEGDVFPGARVLEAGAGSGALTCSLLRAVGPTGRVISYEVREDHAEHAVRNVETFFGERPENWDLTVADLAEFDADAAGGKVDRVVLDMLAPWDVLPTVAKSLVPGGVLVVYVATTTQLSKVVEAMREQECWTEPRSWESMVRGWHVVGLAVRPEHRMQGHTAFLVTARRLAEGTVTPKPQRRPSKG; encoded by the coding sequence ATGGCATCAGGCGGACTGGGACGTAGCGGACCGTTTCAGGTCGGTGACCGCGTCCAACTCACCGATGCCAAGGGCCGCAAGTACACCGTGGTTCTCGAGCCGGGCAAGGAGTTCCACACGCACCGCGGCGGGATCCTGCACGACGCGCTGATCGGAACGGACGAGGGCAGCGTCGTCACCTCGACGAACGGGACCCCGTACCTGGCGCTGCGCCCGCTGCTCACCGACTACGTGCTGTCGATGCCGCGTGGCGCCCAGGTCATCTACCCGAAGGACGCGGCGCAGATCGTGCACGAGGGCGACGTGTTCCCGGGTGCGCGGGTGCTCGAGGCCGGCGCCGGTTCGGGGGCCCTGACGTGCTCGCTGCTGCGCGCCGTCGGACCGACCGGACGGGTCATCTCGTACGAGGTGCGTGAGGATCACGCCGAGCACGCGGTGCGGAACGTGGAGACCTTCTTCGGGGAGCGTCCCGAGAACTGGGATCTCACCGTGGCCGACCTGGCGGAGTTCGACGCGGACGCGGCCGGCGGCAAGGTGGACCGCGTCGTGCTGGACATGCTCGCGCCGTGGGACGTCCTGCCGACCGTCGCGAAGTCCCTCGTCCCGGGTGGCGTGCTGGTGGTGTACGTGGCCACCACGACGCAGCTGTCGAAGGTCGTCGAGGCGATGCGCGAACAGGAATGCTGGACCGAGCCCCGGTCCTGGGAGTCGATGGTCCGCGGCTGGCACGTGGTCGGCCTCGCGGTGCGCCCCGAGCACCGGATGCAGGGCCACACCGCGTTCCTCGTCACCGCGCGTCGACTCGCCGAGGGCACGGTGACCCCCAAGCCGCAGCGCCGCCCCAGCAAGGGCTGA
- a CDS encoding rhodanese-related sulfurtransferase: MATPKIVLFYRFTPLADPEAIRLWQHTLAESNNLKGRILISEHGINATVGGDIADVKRYVRGTRSYGPFKDADIKWSDGAGDDFPRLSVKVRPEIVTFGAPDELKVDADGVVGGGVHLSPNELHELMALRAGDVVFFDGRNKFEAEIGRFRDAVVPDVATTRDFVSELDSGRYDHLKAKPVVTYCTGGVRCEVLSALMRNRGFEEVYQLDGGIVRYGEAFGDEGLWDGSLYVFDQRMNLDFTDKAVTLGRCTLCQAPTSRYRNHPDVNGRELTLVCETCVPDA; encoded by the coding sequence GTGGCGACGCCGAAGATCGTTCTCTTCTACCGGTTCACGCCGCTCGCCGATCCCGAGGCGATCCGGCTGTGGCAGCACACGCTGGCCGAGTCGAACAACCTCAAGGGCCGGATCCTGATCTCCGAGCACGGCATCAACGCGACCGTCGGCGGCGACATCGCCGACGTCAAGCGGTACGTGCGCGGCACTCGGTCGTACGGGCCGTTCAAGGACGCCGACATCAAGTGGTCCGACGGCGCCGGTGACGACTTCCCGCGCCTGTCGGTGAAGGTGCGTCCGGAGATCGTCACGTTCGGCGCCCCGGACGAGCTGAAGGTCGATGCCGACGGCGTCGTCGGCGGCGGTGTCCACCTGTCCCCGAACGAACTTCACGAACTGATGGCGCTGCGCGCCGGCGACGTCGTGTTCTTCGACGGGCGCAACAAGTTCGAGGCCGAGATCGGGCGGTTCCGGGACGCGGTGGTGCCCGACGTCGCGACCACGCGCGACTTCGTGTCCGAACTGGACAGCGGCCGCTACGACCACCTCAAGGCCAAGCCGGTCGTCACGTACTGCACCGGCGGCGTCCGCTGCGAGGTGCTGTCGGCGCTCATGCGCAACCGCGGATTCGAAGAGGTGTACCAGCTCGACGGTGGAATCGTCCGCTACGGAGAGGCTTTCGGTGACGAGGGTCTGTGGGACGGCTCGCTGTACGTGTTCGACCAGCGCATGAACCTCGACTTCACCGACAAGGCGGTGACGCTGGGCAGGTGCACGCTGTGTCAGGCGCCCACGTCGCGGTACCGCAACCATCCGGACGTCAACGGGCGCGAGCTGACGCTCGTCTGCGAGACGTGCGTCCCCGACGCGTGA
- a CDS encoding HAD family hydrolase translates to MFDRTGTASGRPTGTLRAVLWDMDGTLLESENLWDIGVRELSLHLGGPMSEETRQATIGASSYNALTTVFASLDLDPHPDALADAKNWLYARMGELFEAGLPWRPGAQQALRTVRAAGLGSALVTNTDRELCEFALDTLGREHFDHSVCGDEVPAGKPDPAPYLRAAQLLGVDPVDCLAVEDSPTGAAAADAAGCTVLVIPSITDVPASAKRVFRTTLEGLTESDLVALHRQEVA, encoded by the coding sequence ATGTTTGATCGAACTGGGACGGCGTCGGGCAGGCCTACGGGCACCCTCCGCGCGGTCCTGTGGGACATGGACGGCACGCTCCTCGAATCCGAGAACCTGTGGGACATCGGCGTCCGGGAGTTGTCGCTGCATCTCGGTGGTCCGATGTCGGAGGAGACCCGCCAGGCGACGATCGGCGCGTCCAGCTACAACGCACTCACGACGGTGTTCGCGTCGCTCGACCTGGATCCGCATCCGGACGCGCTGGCCGACGCGAAGAACTGGCTGTACGCCCGGATGGGGGAGCTGTTCGAGGCCGGACTGCCGTGGCGGCCCGGTGCGCAGCAGGCGTTGCGCACCGTCCGCGCGGCGGGACTCGGCTCGGCACTCGTGACCAACACCGACCGCGAGTTGTGCGAGTTCGCGCTCGACACGCTCGGGCGCGAGCACTTCGACCACTCGGTGTGCGGTGACGAGGTGCCGGCCGGCAAGCCGGACCCGGCGCCGTACCTGCGTGCCGCGCAGTTACTCGGCGTCGACCCCGTGGACTGTCTCGCAGTGGAGGATTCGCCGACCGGTGCGGCCGCGGCCGATGCCGCGGGCTGCACCGTACTGGTGATCCCGTCGATCACCGATGTGCCGGCCTCCGCGAAGCGGGTGTTCCGCACGACACTCGAGGGCCTCACCGAATCCGACCTGGTCGCGCTGCACCGGCAGGAGGTGGCCTGA